The proteins below are encoded in one region of Pseudomonas helmanticensis:
- a CDS encoding acyl-CoA dehydrogenase family protein, which yields MIPRTLFSSEHELFRDSVRTFLEKEAVPFHAQWEKQGHIDRKLWNKAGEAGMLCSHLPEEYGGLGADFLYSAVVIEEVGRLGLTGIGFSLHSDIVAPYILHYGSEALKHKYLPKLVSGEMVTAIAMTEPGAGSDLQGVKTTAVLDGDEYVINGSKTFITNGFLADLVIVVAKTDPKAGAKGTSLFLVEANSPGFEKGKRLEKVGMKAQDTSELFFQDVRVPKENLLGQAGAGFAYLMQELPQERLTVAIGGLASAEAALQWTLDYTRDRKAFGKAIADFQNTRFKLAEMATEIQIGRVFVDKCLELHLQGKLDVPTAAMAKYWGTDLQCKVLDECVQLHGGYGFMWEYPVARAWADARVQRIYAGTNEIMKEIIARSL from the coding sequence ATGATCCCCAGAACCTTGTTCAGCTCCGAGCACGAATTGTTCCGCGACAGCGTACGAACCTTCCTCGAAAAAGAGGCTGTGCCGTTCCACGCTCAATGGGAGAAACAAGGCCATATCGACCGCAAGCTCTGGAACAAGGCGGGGGAGGCGGGAATGCTTTGCTCGCACCTGCCGGAAGAGTACGGCGGTTTGGGGGCGGACTTTCTGTACAGCGCCGTGGTGATCGAAGAGGTCGGTCGACTGGGGTTGACCGGCATCGGTTTCTCGCTGCATTCGGACATTGTTGCGCCGTACATCCTGCATTACGGCAGCGAGGCACTGAAGCACAAATACCTGCCGAAACTGGTCTCGGGCGAGATGGTCACAGCCATCGCCATGACCGAGCCGGGTGCGGGCTCCGACCTGCAAGGCGTGAAAACCACCGCTGTGCTGGACGGTGACGAGTACGTGATCAACGGTTCGAAAACCTTCATCACCAACGGCTTCTTGGCAGATCTGGTGATCGTCGTCGCCAAAACCGATCCGAAAGCCGGCGCCAAAGGCACCAGCCTGTTTCTAGTTGAAGCGAATAGCCCGGGATTCGAGAAGGGCAAGCGCCTGGAGAAGGTCGGCATGAAGGCGCAGGACACCTCGGAATTGTTTTTCCAAGACGTGCGTGTGCCGAAGGAAAACCTGCTGGGGCAGGCGGGAGCAGGGTTTGCCTATCTGATGCAGGAGTTGCCGCAGGAGCGTCTGACCGTGGCCATTGGTGGTCTGGCTTCAGCCGAGGCAGCGTTGCAGTGGACGCTGGATTACACCCGCGATCGCAAGGCGTTCGGCAAAGCGATTGCTGACTTCCAGAACACCCGTTTCAAGCTGGCGGAGATGGCCACCGAGATTCAGATCGGCAGGGTCTTCGTCGATAAATGTCTCGAATTACATCTGCAAGGCAAGCTGGATGTGCCGACGGCGGCGATGGCGAAATACTGGGGCACTGATCTGCAATGCAAGGTCCTCGACGAGTGCGTGCAGTTGCATGGCGGTTACGGCTTCATGTGGGAATACCCGGTGGCCCGGGCATGGGCGGATGCGCGGGTGCAGCGGATTTATGCCGGCACCAATGAAATCATGAAGGAGATCATTGCGCGGTCGCTTTGA
- a CDS encoding GlxA family transcriptional regulator, whose amino-acid sequence MASLRYGKQLGHGLTPAFETRLVSPDGKPVNSFSDVVMPVDGGLENADVIILPAFWDDFDTLCSRYPQVLPWLREQHARGAVLCGEATGVFWLAEAGLLNGKEATTYWRFFNAFAERFPRVYLNQDKHLTDADNLYCAGGTTSACDLYIYLIERFCGANVAQAVARDILYEVQRSYSPGRIGFGGQKLHQDVIILQIQHWLEEHFADKFRFEDVAREHGMSIRNFMRRFQTATGDKPLHYLQRLRIETAKGLLSGSRKSIKTISYEVGYDDASFFARLFRQHTELSPNQYRQQFQQAA is encoded by the coding sequence CTGGCCAGCCTGCGTTACGGCAAGCAACTGGGCCACGGCCTGACTCCGGCGTTTGAAACGCGCCTGGTCAGTCCCGACGGCAAACCAGTGAACAGCTTCAGTGACGTGGTCATGCCGGTCGACGGCGGCCTGGAAAACGCCGACGTCATTATCCTTCCGGCGTTCTGGGACGATTTCGATACGCTTTGCAGCCGTTATCCCCAGGTCTTGCCGTGGTTGCGCGAACAGCATGCGCGTGGCGCAGTGTTGTGCGGCGAAGCCACCGGGGTGTTCTGGCTGGCCGAAGCCGGCCTGCTCAACGGCAAGGAAGCGACCACCTACTGGCGGTTCTTCAATGCGTTCGCCGAGCGTTTTCCGCGGGTGTACCTGAATCAGGACAAACACCTGACCGACGCCGATAACCTCTACTGCGCCGGCGGCACCACTTCAGCCTGCGATCTCTATATCTATCTGATCGAACGCTTCTGCGGGGCAAACGTCGCGCAAGCCGTGGCCCGCGACATCCTCTACGAAGTGCAGCGCAGCTATTCGCCGGGACGCATCGGTTTCGGTGGGCAGAAGCTGCATCAGGATGTGATCATTCTGCAGATCCAGCACTGGCTCGAAGAGCACTTCGCCGACAAGTTCCGCTTCGAAGACGTCGCCCGCGAGCACGGCATGAGCATCCGCAATTTCATGCGGCGCTTCCAGACGGCCACCGGCGACAAACCGTTGCATTACCTGCAAAGGCTGCGGATCGAGACCGCGAAAGGCTTGCTGTCCGGCAGCCGCAAGAGCATCAAGACCATCAGTTATGAGGTCGGCTACGACGATGCAAGCTTCTTTGCGCGGCTATTCCGCCAGCACACCGAGCTGTCGCCGAACCAGTATCGACAGCAGTTCCAACAGGCTGCATAA
- the zapE gene encoding cell division protein ZapE: MTPLERYQADLKRPDFFHDAAQETAVRHLQRLYEDLIAADQNKPGLLSKLFGKKDQTPVKGLYFWGGVGRGKTYLVDTFFEALPFKEKTRTHFHRFMKRVHEEMKTLGGEKNPLTLIAKRFADESRVICFDEFFVSDITDAMILGTLMEELFKNGVTLVATSNIVPDGLYKDGLQRARFLPAIALIKQNTEIVNVDSGVDYRLRHLEQAELFHFPLDEASHESLRKSFRALTPECTAAVENDVLMIENREIRALRTCDDVAWFDFRELCDGPRSQNDYIELGKIFHAVLLSGVEQMSVTTDDIARRFINMVDEFYDRNVKLIISAEVELKDLYTGGRLNFEFQRTLSRLLEMQSHEFLSRAHKP, from the coding sequence ATGACGCCCCTAGAACGATACCAAGCTGATCTGAAACGCCCGGACTTCTTCCATGACGCCGCGCAGGAAACTGCTGTGCGTCATCTACAGCGTTTGTACGAGGATCTGATCGCCGCCGATCAGAACAAACCGGGTCTGCTGAGCAAGCTGTTCGGCAAAAAAGATCAGACGCCGGTCAAGGGCCTTTATTTCTGGGGCGGCGTGGGTCGCGGAAAAACTTACCTGGTCGACACCTTCTTCGAAGCGCTGCCGTTCAAGGAAAAGACCCGCACCCACTTCCACCGCTTCATGAAGCGTGTGCACGAAGAGATGAAAACCCTCGGTGGCGAGAAAAACCCGCTGACCCTCATCGCCAAACGTTTTGCCGATGAGTCGCGGGTAATCTGCTTCGATGAGTTCTTCGTTTCCGACATCACAGACGCGATGATCCTCGGCACGTTGATGGAAGAATTGTTCAAGAATGGCGTGACCCTGGTCGCGACCTCGAACATCGTCCCGGACGGTCTGTACAAGGACGGTCTGCAACGCGCGCGCTTCCTGCCGGCGATTGCGCTGATCAAGCAGAACACCGAGATCGTCAACGTTGACAGCGGCGTCGACTACCGTCTGCGTCACCTCGAACAAGCGGAGCTGTTTCACTTTCCGCTCGACGAAGCGTCCCACGAAAGCCTGCGCAAGAGCTTCCGCGCGCTGACGCCAGAGTGCACCGCAGCGGTCGAGAATGACGTGCTGATGATCGAGAACCGCGAGATCCGTGCCCTGCGTACTTGTGACGATGTGGCCTGGTTCGATTTCCGCGAACTCTGCGACGGCCCGCGCAGCCAGAACGATTACATCGAGCTGGGCAAGATCTTCCACGCCGTGCTGCTCAGCGGCGTCGAGCAGATGAGCGTCACCACCGACGACATCGCCCGTCGCTTCATCAACATGGTCGACGAATTCTACGACCGTAACGTCAAGCTGATCATTTCGGCGGAAGTCGAGCTGAAGGATCTGTACACCGGCGGCCGTTTGAACTTCGAGTTCCAGCGCACGCTGAGCCGCTTGCTGGAGATGCAATCGCACGAATTCCTGTCGCGGGCGCACAAGCCTTAA
- a CDS encoding tryptophan--tRNA ligase, with protein sequence MTNRTRILTGITTTGTPHLGNYAGAIRPAILASRDSNADSFYFLADYHALIKCDDPLRIQRSRLEIAATWLAGGLDVDRVTFYRQSDIPEIPELTWLLTCVAAKGLLNRAHAYKASVDKNVETGEDPDAGITMGLYSYPVLMAADILMFNAHKVPVGRDQIQHVEMARDIGQRFNHLFGQGKEFFTMPEALIEESVATLPGLDGRKMSKSYDNTIPLFSSAKEMKDAISRIVTDSKAPGEAKDPDNSHLFTLFQAFATPAQAGEFRSELLGGLGWGEAKNRLFQLLDNDLGEARDKYHQLIERPADLEDILQIGAKKARAVATPFLNELREAVGLRSFVNQVQVATTTKKKAAKAARFVSFREDDGSFRFRLLAADGEQLLLSRNFADGKTAGQVTKQLQTGQPLDVRSEDLSFSVWLEGDCVGDSPAFADTVARDAAIEALRIALTPVQD encoded by the coding sequence ATGACGAACCGTACCCGTATCCTCACCGGCATCACCACCACCGGCACGCCGCACCTGGGCAACTACGCCGGCGCGATCCGCCCGGCAATCCTTGCCAGCCGCGACAGCAATGCCGATTCGTTCTACTTTCTGGCCGACTACCACGCCCTGATCAAATGCGATGACCCGCTGCGCATCCAGCGCTCGCGTCTGGAAATCGCCGCGACCTGGCTGGCCGGTGGCCTCGATGTCGACCGCGTGACCTTCTACCGCCAGTCCGACATCCCGGAAATCCCCGAGCTGACCTGGCTGCTGACCTGCGTTGCCGCCAAAGGCCTGCTCAACCGTGCGCACGCCTATAAGGCCTCGGTCGACAAGAACGTCGAAACCGGTGAAGACCCGGACGCCGGCATCACCATGGGCCTCTACAGCTACCCGGTGCTGATGGCCGCGGACATTCTGATGTTCAACGCGCACAAGGTGCCGGTCGGTCGTGACCAGATCCAGCATGTCGAGATGGCGCGTGATATCGGCCAGCGCTTCAACCACTTGTTCGGTCAGGGCAAAGAATTCTTCACCATGCCCGAAGCGCTGATTGAAGAAAGCGTGGCGACGTTGCCGGGCCTCGACGGTCGCAAGATGTCGAAGAGCTACGACAACACCATCCCGTTGTTCTCCAGCGCCAAAGAGATGAAGGACGCGATTTCGCGGATCGTTACTGATTCGAAAGCGCCAGGCGAAGCGAAAGATCCGGACAACTCGCATTTGTTCACCCTGTTCCAGGCGTTCGCCACGCCGGCGCAGGCTGGTGAGTTCCGCAGCGAACTGCTCGGTGGTCTGGGTTGGGGTGAGGCGAAGAACCGTCTGTTCCAGTTGCTCGACAACGATCTCGGCGAGGCGCGCGACAAGTATCACCAGTTGATCGAACGTCCGGCGGATCTTGAAGACATCCTGCAGATCGGTGCGAAAAAGGCCCGTGCCGTGGCGACGCCGTTTCTCAACGAACTGCGCGAAGCCGTTGGCCTGCGTTCTTTCGTCAATCAGGTACAAGTCGCAACGACGACCAAGAAGAAAGCCGCGAAAGCCGCACGTTTCGTCAGCTTCCGCGAAGACGACGGTAGCTTCCGTTTCCGTCTGCTGGCGGCCGATGGCGAGCAACTGCTGCTGTCGCGCAATTTCGCCGACGGCAAAACCGCAGGCCAAGTGACCAAACAGCTGCAAACCGGCCAGCCGCTGGACGTGCGCAGCGAAGACCTGAGCTTCAGCGTCTGGCTGGAAGGTGATTGCGTTGGCGATAGCCCGGCGTTCGCCGACACGGTTGCGCGGGACGCGGCCATCGAGGCGCTGCGCATCGCGCTGACCCCGGTTCAGGACTAA
- a CDS encoding alpha/beta hydrolase, producing MRETPVVIAGPVGQIEALLLENKSLDNEQPRGIALICHPNPVQGGTMLNKVVSTLQRTARDAGLITLRFNYRGVGASEGSHDMGTGEVDDAQAAAKWLREKHPDLPMTLFGFSFGGFVAASLGGRLEAQGVQLKHLFMVAPAVMRLGEQDQLPQHGELTVIQPETDEVIDPQLVYDWSEKLQRPHELLKVAECGHFFHGKLTDLKDLILPRLSN from the coding sequence ATGCGTGAAACCCCTGTAGTGATTGCCGGCCCTGTCGGCCAAATCGAAGCTCTGCTTCTCGAAAACAAGAGCTTGGACAACGAGCAGCCGCGCGGCATCGCGCTGATCTGCCACCCGAACCCGGTGCAGGGCGGCACCATGCTCAACAAGGTTGTCTCGACCCTGCAGCGCACCGCGCGCGACGCCGGCCTGATTACCTTGCGTTTCAACTATCGTGGCGTCGGCGCCAGCGAAGGTTCGCATGACATGGGCACCGGTGAAGTCGATGACGCTCAGGCGGCTGCCAAGTGGCTGCGGGAAAAACACCCGGATCTGCCGATGACCCTGTTCGGTTTCTCCTTCGGCGGATTTGTTGCAGCAAGTCTCGGCGGCCGTCTTGAAGCGCAAGGCGTGCAGCTCAAGCACCTGTTCATGGTCGCGCCGGCGGTCATGCGTCTGGGCGAGCAGGATCAACTGCCGCAACACGGCGAACTCACGGTGATCCAGCCGGAAACCGACGAAGTCATCGATCCGCAGTTGGTCTACGACTGGTCGGAAAAACTCCAGCGCCCCCATGAGCTGCTGAAAGTGGCAGAATGCGGACACTTTTTTCATGGCAAGCTGACCGATCTCAAGGATCTGATCCTGCCGCGTCTCTCGAATTGA
- a CDS encoding YhcB family protein, whose protein sequence is MEHSLLVWLLPTLALVVGVAIGFLIARVAPNAAPSRTQRQLDDIQERFDSYQNEVVTHFNSTAMLVKKLTQSYQEVQDHLAEGANRLALDEQTRQRLIAALHADAAVAPRERLTPPRDQEPPRDYAPKTPNSPGMLDEHYGLKK, encoded by the coding sequence GTGGAACACTCGCTCTTAGTTTGGTTGTTACCGACTCTTGCCCTGGTTGTGGGTGTCGCCATTGGATTCCTGATCGCGCGCGTTGCGCCGAACGCCGCACCGAGCCGCACGCAGCGTCAACTGGATGATATTCAGGAACGCTTCGACAGTTATCAGAACGAGGTGGTCACCCACTTCAACAGCACCGCGATGCTGGTCAAGAAACTGACCCAGAGCTATCAGGAAGTGCAGGACCATCTCGCCGAGGGTGCCAATCGTCTGGCCCTGGACGAGCAGACCCGCCAGCGCCTGATCGCCGCCCTGCATGCCGACGCGGCAGTGGCACCACGCGAACGCCTGACGCCACCGCGCGATCAGGAGCCGCCACGCGACTACGCACCGAAAACCCCGAACTCGCCGGGCATGCTCGATGAGCATTATGGTCTGAAGAAGTAA
- a CDS encoding OmpA family protein codes for MFTKRRLIIVATAVALLSGCASPNPYDNQGQADGGSQGMSKTAKYGGLGALAGALAGAAIDHNNRGKGALIGAAVVGASAAGYGYYADKQEAKLRASMANTGVEVQRQGDQIKLIMPGNITFATDSANIASSFYQPLNNLANSLKEFNQNQIEIVGYTDSTGSRQHNMDLSQRRAQSVATYLTSQGVGGANLTARGAGPDNPIASNGDVNGRAQNRRVEVNLKAIPGQQYGGQQQQQPGTVQQYP; via the coding sequence ATGTTCACCAAGCGTCGTTTGATTATTGTCGCTACTGCCGTGGCCTTGCTGTCCGGCTGCGCCTCGCCTAACCCGTATGACAATCAGGGCCAGGCCGACGGTGGCTCTCAAGGCATGAGCAAAACCGCCAAGTACGGTGGTCTCGGTGCTCTGGCCGGTGCTTTGGCCGGTGCTGCCATCGACCATAACAATCGCGGCAAGGGTGCCTTGATCGGCGCCGCTGTGGTGGGTGCTTCAGCGGCCGGTTACGGTTACTACGCTGACAAACAGGAAGCCAAGCTGCGCGCCAGCATGGCCAACACCGGAGTTGAAGTGCAGCGTCAGGGCGACCAGATCAAGCTGATCATGCCGGGCAACATCACCTTCGCCACCGATTCGGCGAACATTGCATCGAGCTTCTACCAGCCGCTGAACAACCTGGCCAACTCGCTGAAAGAGTTCAACCAGAACCAGATCGAAATCGTCGGCTACACCGACAGCACCGGCAGCCGTCAGCACAACATGGACCTGTCCCAGCGTCGTGCGCAGAGCGTGGCGACCTACCTGACCTCGCAAGGTGTCGGCGGTGCCAACCTGACGGCCCGTGGTGCCGGTCCCGATAATCCGATTGCCAGCAACGGTGACGTCAATGGCCGGGCGCAGAACCGTCGGGTTGAAGTCAACCTGAAGGCGATCCCGGGCCAGCAGTATGGTGGTCAGCAGCAACAGCAGCCGGGTACGGTTCAGCAGTATCCGTAA
- a CDS encoding MBL fold metallo-hydrolase encodes MNVPATKLIRETFPVGPLQCNCTIIGDPITKKAIVVDPGGNPDLIMARLDAHGLKVVSIIHTHAHLDHFLASGQMKEKTGATLHLHKEDQFLWDNLEMQCQMFGVPYIPVPSPDRWLSDDEELACGCGVALHTPGHTPGSMSFWFSEAKLLIAGDTLFRRGVGRTDLWGGDQATIVRSIKQRLYTLDEDATVVTGHGPDTRLGDEMRENPFVRA; translated from the coding sequence ATGAATGTCCCGGCCACTAAGCTCATCCGCGAAACCTTTCCCGTCGGCCCGCTCCAGTGCAACTGCACCATCATCGGTGACCCGATCACCAAAAAGGCGATCGTCGTCGATCCGGGTGGCAATCCTGACCTGATCATGGCGCGCCTCGATGCGCATGGCCTGAAAGTCGTCAGCATCATCCACACCCATGCCCATCTCGATCACTTCCTCGCCTCCGGCCAGATGAAAGAGAAAACCGGTGCGACCCTGCACTTGCACAAGGAAGATCAGTTCCTCTGGGACAACCTTGAGATGCAGTGCCAGATGTTCGGCGTGCCCTACATCCCGGTGCCATCGCCGGATCGCTGGTTGAGCGATGACGAGGAACTCGCCTGTGGCTGCGGCGTGGCGCTGCATACGCCGGGTCATACGCCCGGTTCCATGAGCTTTTGGTTTTCCGAGGCTAAGCTGTTGATTGCCGGCGACACGCTGTTTCGTCGCGGCGTAGGGCGCACGGATTTGTGGGGCGGCGACCAGGCGACCATCGTGCGGTCGATCAAGCAGCGGTTGTATACCCTGGACGAAGATGCAACGGTGGTGACCGGGCATGGTCCGGATACGCGACTGGGTGATGAAATGCGCGAAAACCCGTTTGTGCGGGCGTAA